Proteins encoded in a region of the Streptomyces violaceoruber genome:
- a CDS encoding phosphodiester glycosidase family protein: MKLRKRRLCAATGVVLGALTALAALPPAAVASPHPGGHPPTARRALPLGPAGLPERRTTTTLQPGVTLTRIVRGNAEDPALHWTVEVSIPGGDTSPDPDAPPTALKDRASADELAAELRRDGFEARVEEVTTPATADYRGGTLGWRVRIGTFDSQTAATAERTRLRAAGYSGSAVYTGWDGAATDRGPWHVDVLTIDPRTFRGTLDASYGPDLENRETTSALAASAAATAAVNAGFFVLDPRAGAPGDPAGVGVYDGRLLSEPVAGRPALVVHDDGRRTEIARLTWQGRIATRAASLPLNGVNRVPGLIRNCGGSAGDTPTSLPLHDVTCTNPDELVAFTPDYGGRTPGGEGMEAVLDAHERVVELRSPRGGTIPRGGSSVQATGERVADLTATARVGERLRVSATLLDDRGRRMSTSPGTDIVNAGPELVRDGRVHVTPATDGMVHPGDPSWYYGWVHKRNPRTVAGVDAAGRTVLVTADGRSTDSLGLSIGESAEVARSLGLRAAVNLDGGGSTTMVAEGAVLNSPSDAAGERPVGDALLILPHRHRARP; encoded by the coding sequence ATGAAGCTGAGGAAGAGGCGGCTGTGCGCCGCCACGGGTGTCGTTCTCGGCGCCCTCACCGCGCTGGCCGCGCTTCCACCGGCCGCGGTGGCGTCCCCGCACCCCGGCGGGCACCCGCCGACGGCCCGTCGCGCCCTTCCCCTGGGCCCCGCCGGCCTCCCCGAGCGCCGCACCACGACCACCCTCCAGCCGGGCGTCACCCTGACCCGCATCGTGCGCGGGAACGCCGAGGACCCGGCACTCCACTGGACCGTCGAGGTGTCCATCCCCGGAGGCGACACCTCCCCGGACCCCGACGCGCCGCCGACGGCGCTGAAGGACCGGGCGAGCGCCGACGAACTGGCCGCGGAACTGCGGCGGGACGGCTTCGAAGCGAGGGTGGAGGAGGTGACGACACCCGCGACGGCCGACTACCGCGGTGGCACCCTCGGCTGGCGGGTGCGCATCGGCACCTTCGACTCGCAGACCGCCGCGACGGCCGAACGCACCCGCCTGAGAGCGGCCGGGTACTCGGGCTCGGCCGTCTACACCGGCTGGGACGGCGCGGCGACGGACCGGGGCCCGTGGCACGTCGACGTACTCACCATCGACCCGCGTACATTCCGCGGCACCCTCGACGCGTCGTACGGGCCCGATCTGGAAAACCGGGAGACGACCAGCGCGCTGGCGGCGTCGGCCGCCGCAACGGCCGCGGTCAACGCCGGCTTCTTCGTCCTCGACCCCAGGGCGGGCGCACCGGGCGACCCCGCCGGAGTGGGCGTGTACGACGGCCGCCTGCTGAGCGAACCGGTGGCCGGACGCCCGGCCCTGGTCGTCCACGACGACGGCCGCCGCACCGAGATCGCCCGGCTCACCTGGCAGGGCCGCATCGCCACCCGAGCCGCCTCCCTCCCCCTGAACGGCGTCAACCGCGTACCTGGCCTGATCAGGAACTGCGGCGGCAGCGCGGGCGACACCCCGACGTCGCTCCCACTGCACGACGTCACCTGCACCAACCCCGACGAGCTGGTCGCCTTCACCCCGGACTACGGCGGCCGCACCCCCGGGGGCGAAGGCATGGAAGCCGTACTGGACGCCCACGAGCGGGTCGTGGAACTGCGCTCACCACGCGGTGGAACGATCCCCCGGGGCGGCAGCTCGGTCCAGGCGACCGGCGAACGCGTCGCCGACCTGACCGCGACGGCCCGCGTCGGCGAGCGCCTGCGCGTGAGCGCGACCCTGCTGGACGACCGAGGTCGCCGGATGTCCACCTCGCCCGGTACCGACATCGTGAACGCGGGTCCCGAGCTGGTCCGCGACGGCCGTGTCCACGTCACCCCCGCCACCGACGGCATGGTGCACCCCGGCGACCCGAGCTGGTACTACGGCTGGGTCCACAAGCGCAACCCGCGCACCGTGGCCGGGGTGGACGCCGCGGGCCGGACCGTCCTCGTCACCGCCGACGGACGCAGCACGGACTCCCTCGGACTCAGCATCGGCGAGAGCGCGGAGGTCGCGAGGTCACTCGGCCTGCGCGCCGCCGTCAACCTGGACGGCGGCGGCTCGACCACGATGGTGGCCGAGGGTGCCGTACTCAACTCCCCCTCGGACGCCGCGGGTGAACGCCCGGTCGGCGACGCGCTGTTGATCCTGCCGCACCGGCACCGCGCCCGACCCTGA
- a CDS encoding SAM-dependent methyltransferase has protein sequence MTAGTPRPDIDTSKPHPARVYDWLLGGKDNYPVDQRVGETLPAEARGNAARNRAFMHRAAAWLAKSGVDQFLDIGTGIPTEPNLHQIVQAISPAARIVYADKDPIVLRHAEALLTGTPEGVTDFLHADVRQPATILERAREVLDFDRPIALSLIALLHFLPDDEDPYRVVSTLVDTLPRGSYLLLSHGTADQHPELKQETESAYKKGAIPLRMRTRSEVEPFFCGLELVEPGLVFATEWYQEEPAPVRERSGFYAGVARIP, from the coding sequence GTGACCGCCGGTACACCCAGACCCGACATCGACACGAGCAAGCCGCACCCGGCCCGCGTCTACGACTGGCTGCTGGGCGGCAAGGACAACTACCCCGTCGACCAGCGGGTCGGCGAGACCCTCCCCGCGGAGGCACGCGGCAACGCGGCCCGGAACCGGGCGTTCATGCACCGCGCGGCGGCCTGGCTGGCGAAGAGCGGCGTCGACCAGTTCCTGGACATCGGCACCGGCATCCCCACCGAACCCAACCTGCACCAGATCGTGCAGGCGATCAGCCCGGCCGCCCGGATCGTCTACGCGGACAAGGACCCGATCGTCCTCAGGCACGCGGAGGCGCTGCTGACCGGCACCCCGGAGGGAGTCACGGACTTCCTCCACGCGGACGTCCGGCAGCCCGCGACGATCCTCGAACGCGCCCGGGAGGTACTGGACTTCGACCGCCCGATCGCCCTTTCCCTGATCGCGCTCCTGCACTTCCTGCCGGACGACGAGGACCCGTACCGGGTCGTGAGCACCCTCGTGGACACCCTTCCCCGCGGCAGCTACCTGCTCCTGTCGCACGGCACCGCCGACCAGCATCCGGAGCTGAAGCAGGAGACCGAGTCCGCCTACAAGAAGGGGGCCATCCCGCTTCGGATGCGCACCCGGAGCGAGGTCGAGCCCTTCTTCTGCGGCCTCGAACTCGTCGAGCCCGGCCTGGTGTTCGCGACCGAGTGGTACCAGGAGGAACCGGCACCGGTGCGCGAACGCAGCGGCTTCTACGCGGGCGTGGCGCGGATCCCCTGA